Proteins co-encoded in one Hymenobacter swuensis DY53 genomic window:
- a CDS encoding protein adenylyltransferase SelO produces MASAPQPLDHATFTNSFVTELLGDPSRENVPRQVPGYHYSPVQPTAVADPHLLAWSEDLAATLGLPRPPERGPAVELLAGNRVAPTMQPYAARYGGHQFGNWAGQLGDGRAISLGEMRAVDGSRWELQLKGAGPTPYSRRADGRAVLRSSIREFLCSEAMHHLGVPTTRALSLAGTGDEVVRDMFYNGNARPEPGAVVCRVAPSFVRFGNFQILLAHQELDNLRQLADYVLRHHFPELGEPSEAVYTQWFAEICRRTAVMVAHWMTVGFVHGVMNTDNMSILGLTIDYGPYGWLEPYEPGWTPNTTDFSTYRYAFGQQPRVALWNLMQLAQALSPLVTDATAALRPALDLYAATFNQTRQAMLLRKLGLTPHPDGQPDYALTEALHAALETSEADMTLFFRRLSHLVPALLAEPEGNAAAFQSLIEEVSYNPQGAVHTPLLEWLERYMQRLRQETAEPEAIRAGMLAANPKYVLRNYLAQQAIEAAEAGDLTDLERLYHVLKTPFDEHPAYEDLAAKRPEWAREKPGSATLSCSS; encoded by the coding sequence ATGGCCTCCGCTCCTCAACCCCTCGACCACGCTACGTTTACCAACTCGTTTGTCACGGAACTGCTCGGCGACCCTTCCCGCGAGAACGTGCCGCGTCAGGTACCGGGCTACCACTACTCGCCGGTACAGCCCACCGCCGTGGCCGATCCGCACCTGCTGGCTTGGTCTGAGGACCTGGCCGCTACGTTGGGCCTCCCGCGCCCGCCGGAGCGGGGACCGGCCGTGGAGCTGCTGGCCGGCAACCGCGTGGCCCCTACCATGCAGCCCTACGCCGCCCGCTACGGCGGCCACCAGTTCGGTAACTGGGCCGGTCAGCTCGGCGACGGGCGGGCTATTTCTTTGGGCGAAATGCGGGCCGTGGATGGCTCGCGTTGGGAGCTGCAGCTGAAAGGAGCCGGCCCCACGCCGTACTCCCGCCGCGCCGATGGGCGGGCCGTGTTGCGCTCCTCCATCCGGGAGTTTCTGTGCTCTGAGGCTATGCACCACCTGGGCGTACCCACCACCCGAGCCCTGAGTCTGGCAGGCACCGGCGACGAGGTAGTGCGCGACATGTTCTACAACGGCAACGCCCGTCCCGAGCCGGGGGCCGTGGTGTGCCGCGTGGCGCCGTCGTTCGTGCGGTTTGGCAACTTCCAGATTCTGCTGGCCCATCAGGAACTGGATAACCTGCGCCAGCTGGCCGATTATGTGCTTCGCCACCACTTTCCGGAGCTGGGCGAGCCGTCGGAGGCGGTGTACACGCAGTGGTTTGCCGAAATCTGTCGGCGCACGGCCGTGATGGTGGCGCACTGGATGACGGTGGGCTTCGTGCACGGGGTGATGAATACCGACAACATGAGCATTCTGGGGCTGACCATCGACTACGGCCCCTACGGCTGGCTGGAGCCCTACGAGCCGGGCTGGACGCCCAACACTACCGACTTCAGCACCTACCGGTACGCTTTCGGGCAGCAGCCTCGGGTGGCGCTCTGGAACCTGATGCAGCTGGCCCAGGCCCTCTCGCCGCTGGTAACGGACGCCACCGCCGCCCTGCGCCCCGCCCTCGACCTCTACGCCGCCACCTTCAACCAGACGCGCCAGGCTATGCTCCTGCGTAAGCTCGGCCTCACGCCCCATCCCGATGGTCAGCCCGATTATGCCCTGACCGAGGCCCTGCACGCCGCCCTGGAAACTTCGGAAGCCGACATGACGCTGTTTTTCCGGCGGTTGTCGCACCTGGTGCCGGCGCTGCTGGCGGAGCCCGAAGGGAATGCGGCGGCTTTTCAGTCGCTCATTGAAGAAGTCAGCTATAACCCGCAGGGTGCCGTGCACACGCCGTTGCTGGAATGGCTGGAGCGCTACATGCAGCGGCTGCGGCAGGAAACAGCGGAGCCGGAAGCCATCCGGGCGGGTATGCTAGCGGCTAACCCCAAGTATGTGCTGCGTAACTACTTGGCCCAGCAGGCCATTGAAGCCGCCGAGGCCGGCGACCTGACCGACCTGGAACGCTTGTATCACGTCCTGAAAACGCCTTTCGACGAGCACCCGGCCTACGAGGACTTAGCCGCTAAACGCCCCGAGTGGGCCCGCGAAAAACCGGGCAGTGCCACGCTTTCGTGTAGCTCGTGA
- a CDS encoding SpoIIAA family protein, whose product MEYLYDTPPLSISYDPDHQWLYVEWKGQHDAESARTGGELVLEYLRQRPCYKMLNDNSQVSSEWEKGARWVGTEYYRLLAQQGMRSVAWVCPAHWPARKSMEMAMWFVTQPTVLLFDDVAAAYAWLLRQV is encoded by the coding sequence ATGGAGTACCTGTACGATACGCCTCCCCTTTCCATCTCCTACGACCCCGATCATCAGTGGCTGTACGTGGAGTGGAAAGGCCAGCACGACGCAGAATCAGCTCGAACGGGTGGGGAGCTGGTGCTGGAGTATCTGCGGCAGCGGCCCTGCTACAAAATGCTGAACGACAACAGCCAGGTTTCCAGCGAATGGGAAAAAGGGGCGCGTTGGGTGGGCACCGAATATTACCGCCTCCTGGCACAGCAGGGCATGCGCAGCGTGGCATGGGTGTGCCCTGCCCACTGGCCAGCCCGCAAGTCCATGGAAATGGCCATGTGGTTCGTCACGCAGCCCACCGTGTTACTCTTCGATGATGTAGCCGCCGCCTACGCTTGGCTGCTGCGGCAGGTATGA
- the msrB gene encoding peptide-methionine (R)-S-oxide reductase MsrB, which translates to MLRWIDILTFARYGNPEPPQRLERPDAEWQQQLTPAQYQVMRRKATEPPYRNAYCRSYEPGRYHCVGCGSLLFDAATKYHAISGWPSFTQPAARNAIRYHFDDSHHMQRMEAMCNCCAAHLGHVFPDGPAPAGLRYCMNSVSMERRATGSL; encoded by the coding sequence ATGCTCCGCTGGATCGACATTCTCACGTTTGCCCGCTACGGCAACCCCGAGCCGCCGCAGCGACTGGAGCGGCCGGATGCCGAATGGCAGCAGCAGCTGACGCCGGCGCAATATCAGGTAATGCGCCGAAAAGCCACCGAGCCGCCTTACCGCAACGCCTACTGCCGTAGCTATGAGCCTGGCCGCTACCACTGCGTCGGCTGCGGTAGCCTGCTGTTCGACGCTGCCACCAAGTACCACGCCATATCCGGCTGGCCAAGCTTCACGCAGCCCGCCGCCCGCAACGCCATCCGCTACCACTTCGACGACAGCCACCACATGCAGCGCATGGAAGCCATGTGCAACTGCTGCGCGGCGCACCTCGGCCACGTTTTTCCGGACGGCCCGGCCCCGGCCGGCTTGCGCTACTGTATGAACTCGGTGAGCATGGAGCGGCGCGCTACGGGCTCATTGTGA
- a CDS encoding NCS1 family nucleobase:cation symporter-1, producing the protein MTQTTTVADAPVSAGLTSADLAPVPAAARTWTTANYAALWISMSLCIPTYMLASSLIGGGMNWWQALLTIFLGNTVVLVPMLLNGHAGAKYGIPFPVFARASFGVRGANVPALLRAIIACGWFGIQTWIGGYALYQMAVLWVPALGQLPPVFPPSWGLATGPALVFVLFWALNMYVVYLGVDSIKKLLVFKAFFLPVAAGALLWWAIAAGNGLGPILSQPAKFASSAEFWAYFFPALTGMVGFWATLSLNIPDFTRYAVSQRAQVLGQALALPSSMTLFSFVGVVVTSATLVIYGQTIWDPVVLAAKFESRVLVSVAMLAVALSTLATNIAANIVSPANDFANLNPQRISFKTGGYITGVIGLLIFPWKLIADPSGYIFTWLVGYSALLGPIGGIMIADYYLLRHQQLDVPDLYRYEGRYTYQNGVNRRAVLALFVGILPNVPGFLQAVGAVPAGLVWSWLAGLYSYAWFVGFFLSAGLYVLLMRRPMRVVE; encoded by the coding sequence ATGACCCAGACTACCACCGTGGCCGATGCGCCCGTAAGCGCCGGCCTGACCAGTGCCGACCTGGCTCCCGTACCCGCCGCCGCCCGCACCTGGACGACGGCCAACTACGCGGCCCTCTGGATCAGCATGAGCCTGTGCATTCCTACCTACATGCTGGCCAGTTCGCTCATCGGGGGCGGCATGAATTGGTGGCAGGCACTGCTGACTATCTTTCTGGGGAATACGGTGGTGCTGGTGCCCATGCTGCTCAACGGCCATGCCGGGGCGAAGTATGGTATTCCGTTTCCGGTGTTTGCGCGGGCCAGTTTTGGGGTGCGCGGGGCCAACGTGCCGGCCTTGCTGCGCGCCATCATTGCCTGCGGATGGTTTGGGATTCAGACCTGGATTGGGGGCTATGCGTTGTACCAGATGGCGGTGCTGTGGGTGCCTGCCCTGGGGCAGTTGCCGCCGGTATTCCCGCCGAGTTGGGGGCTGGCCACCGGGCCGGCGCTGGTGTTCGTGCTGTTCTGGGCCCTGAATATGTACGTGGTGTACCTGGGCGTAGATAGTATCAAGAAGCTGCTGGTGTTCAAAGCGTTTTTTCTGCCGGTGGCGGCGGGGGCGCTGCTGTGGTGGGCCATTGCGGCCGGTAATGGGCTGGGGCCCATTCTGAGCCAGCCGGCCAAATTTGCCTCGTCGGCGGAGTTCTGGGCCTATTTCTTCCCGGCCCTGACGGGGATGGTGGGTTTCTGGGCCACGCTCTCCTTAAACATTCCCGATTTCACTCGCTACGCCGTGAGCCAGCGGGCTCAGGTGCTGGGGCAGGCGTTGGCGCTGCCCTCGTCCATGACGCTGTTCTCGTTTGTGGGTGTAGTCGTCACGTCGGCGACGCTGGTCATTTACGGGCAGACCATCTGGGACCCGGTGGTGCTGGCTGCCAAGTTTGAAAGCCGGGTGCTGGTGAGCGTGGCCATGCTGGCCGTGGCCTTGAGCACCCTGGCTACCAACATTGCCGCTAACATCGTCAGCCCCGCCAACGACTTCGCCAACCTGAATCCGCAGCGCATCAGCTTCAAAACCGGCGGCTACATCACCGGCGTTATCGGCCTGCTTATCTTCCCTTGGAAGCTTATTGCCGACCCCTCAGGCTACATTTTCACTTGGCTGGTGGGCTACTCGGCGCTGCTGGGCCCCATCGGCGGTATCATGATAGCCGACTACTACCTGCTCCGCCACCAGCAGCTAGATGTTCCTGACCTCTACCGCTATGAGGGTCGCTACACCTACCAGAACGGCGTGAACCGCCGGGCCGTGCTGGCCCTGTTCGTCGGGATTCTGCCCAACGTGCCCGGCTTTCTGCAGGCCGTGGGCGCGGTGCCGGCCGGCCTAGTGTGGTCCTGGCTGGCGGGCCTGTATAGCTACGCCTGGTTCGTGGGATTCTTCCTCTCGGCCGGCCTGTACGTGCTGCTAATGCGGCGGCCGATGCGGGTAGTAGAGTAG
- a CDS encoding excinuclease ABC subunit UvrA gives MPDSPQPTTNFNGFVRVRGAREHNLKNVDVDIPRDALVVFTGVSGSGKSSLAFGTLYAEAQRRYLESVSPYARRLFHQMSVPQVQSIEGLPPAVALQQQRGTPTTRSSVGSVTTLSNLVRMLYSRAGDYPAGQGIVYAEAFSSNTPEGACPTCHGLGRVYEVTEQSMVPDPSLTIRERAIAAWPQAWGGQNQRDILVTLGYNVDIPWQDLPQQQRDWILFTEEQPVVPVYPGYSPEQTQRAVKRREPPNYMGTFSSARRHVLHTFATTQSPLMKKRALQYMLSQACPTCHGKRLRPESLSVTFAGLDIADFSALPLKRVEALIRPFAEGKARPQAHDQDHPEQAEVARRITQDLCARLMVLLDLGLGYLSLERSTPTLSPGELQRLRLATQLYSNLFGVVYVLDEPSAGLHPSDTQALLKALAGLRQAGNSLFVVEHNLDVIRQADWLVDVGPAAGELGGEILYSGPPSGLEAVDASHTRRFLYPVHGAAQARTVREPAGWLRLEGVHRNNLNGLYAQFPLGVLTTVTGVSGSGKSSLVSQVLVELVAAQLGQAVEAEEEAETDPLERAATTETGGQIVSGLETIKRLVRVDQKPIGRTPRSNMATYTGLFDHVRKLFAATPEARKRRYDAGRFSFNVAKGRCENCQGEGFVMVELLFLPSVYAPCSVCHGTRYNAKTLEIQYQGKNVAEVLHLTVDVAWEFFRDEAPVHRALTVLREVGLGYLRLGQPATELSGGEAQRIKLATELQRTGRGNSLYVLDEPTTGLHPADVERLLVQLQRLTDAGNTVIVVEHDMRVVAASDWVLDMGPGAGDEGGQVVAQGPPATVATAKNSKTASFLKRFMQ, from the coding sequence ATGCCCGATTCCCCTCAACCAACAACCAACTTCAACGGCTTCGTGCGGGTGCGCGGGGCGCGGGAACACAACCTCAAAAACGTGGACGTGGACATTCCGCGCGATGCGCTGGTGGTGTTTACGGGCGTCTCGGGCTCGGGCAAAAGCAGCCTAGCCTTTGGTACCTTATACGCCGAGGCCCAGCGCCGCTACCTGGAATCGGTGTCGCCATACGCGCGGCGGCTGTTTCATCAGATGTCGGTGCCGCAGGTGCAGTCCATTGAGGGGCTGCCGCCAGCCGTAGCCCTGCAGCAGCAGCGCGGCACACCCACCACGCGCTCCTCGGTGGGCTCGGTCACTACGCTTTCCAACCTAGTGCGCATGCTCTATTCCCGGGCCGGCGACTACCCGGCGGGGCAGGGCATCGTCTACGCCGAAGCCTTTTCCTCGAACACCCCGGAGGGCGCCTGCCCCACCTGCCACGGCCTGGGCCGCGTGTACGAGGTAACCGAGCAGAGCATGGTGCCCGACCCCTCGCTCACCATCCGGGAGCGGGCCATTGCTGCTTGGCCCCAGGCCTGGGGTGGACAGAACCAGCGCGACATCCTCGTAACCCTGGGCTATAACGTAGATATTCCGTGGCAGGACCTGCCCCAGCAGCAGCGCGACTGGATTCTGTTCACCGAGGAGCAGCCCGTGGTGCCGGTCTACCCCGGCTACTCGCCCGAGCAAACCCAGCGGGCCGTGAAGCGCCGGGAGCCACCGAACTACATGGGTACCTTCAGCAGCGCCCGCCGACACGTGCTGCACACCTTCGCCACCACCCAGAGCCCACTCATGAAGAAGCGGGCGTTGCAGTATATGCTCAGCCAAGCTTGTCCCACCTGCCACGGCAAGCGGCTGCGGCCCGAGTCGCTGAGCGTAACGTTTGCCGGACTGGATATTGCCGATTTTTCGGCGTTGCCGCTCAAGCGCGTGGAAGCCCTCATCCGGCCCTTTGCTGAGGGCAAGGCCCGGCCCCAGGCCCACGACCAGGACCACCCCGAGCAGGCCGAAGTAGCCCGCCGCATCACGCAGGATCTGTGCGCCCGCCTCATGGTGCTGCTCGATCTGGGCCTGGGCTACCTGTCTTTGGAGCGGAGCACGCCCACGTTGTCGCCGGGGGAATTGCAGCGGCTACGGCTGGCCACGCAGCTCTACTCCAATCTGTTTGGGGTGGTGTATGTGCTCGATGAGCCCTCCGCCGGCCTGCACCCCTCGGATACCCAGGCGTTGCTGAAAGCGTTGGCCGGACTGCGGCAGGCCGGCAACTCGCTGTTTGTGGTGGAGCACAACCTCGACGTTATCCGGCAGGCTGATTGGCTGGTGGATGTGGGGCCAGCCGCCGGGGAGCTGGGCGGCGAAATCCTCTACAGCGGCCCACCGTCCGGCCTGGAGGCGGTGGATGCCTCGCACACCCGTCGCTTCCTGTACCCGGTGCACGGGGCGGCCCAGGCCCGCACCGTGCGGGAACCAGCCGGCTGGTTGCGACTGGAAGGCGTGCATCGTAACAACCTCAACGGCCTGTATGCGCAGTTTCCATTAGGCGTGCTCACTACCGTCACGGGCGTGTCGGGCTCCGGCAAATCCAGCTTGGTAAGTCAGGTACTGGTGGAGCTGGTGGCTGCGCAGTTAGGACAAGCAGTAGAAGCGGAGGAGGAAGCCGAAACCGACCCGCTGGAACGCGCCGCTACGACCGAAACCGGCGGGCAAATCGTATCAGGGCTGGAAACCATCAAGCGGCTGGTGCGCGTGGACCAGAAACCTATCGGCCGCACACCGCGCTCCAATATGGCTACCTATACCGGCCTGTTCGACCATGTGCGCAAGCTGTTTGCCGCTACCCCCGAGGCCCGCAAGCGCCGCTACGATGCCGGCCGGTTTAGCTTCAACGTAGCCAAGGGCCGCTGCGAAAACTGCCAGGGTGAGGGGTTTGTGATGGTGGAGCTGCTGTTTCTGCCCAGCGTGTACGCACCCTGTTCGGTGTGCCACGGTACCCGCTACAACGCCAAAACCCTCGAAATTCAGTACCAGGGGAAGAATGTTGCCGAGGTGCTGCACCTGACGGTGGATGTGGCCTGGGAGTTTTTCCGGGACGAGGCCCCCGTACACCGGGCCCTCACGGTGCTGCGCGAAGTGGGCCTGGGCTATTTGCGCCTCGGTCAGCCGGCCACCGAGCTGAGCGGGGGCGAGGCCCAGCGCATCAAGCTAGCCACCGAGTTGCAGCGCACCGGCCGCGGCAACTCCCTCTACGTGCTCGACGAGCCCACCACCGGCCTGCACCCCGCCGACGTGGAGCGTCTGCTAGTGCAGCTCCAACGCCTCACCGACGCGGGCAACACGGTTATCGTGGTAGAGCACGATATGCGCGTGGTAGCCGCCTCCGACTGGGTGCTGGACATGGGCCCCGGGGCTGGCGACGAAGGCGGCCAGGTAGTAGCCCAGGGCCCGCCCGCCACGGTAGCCACCGCCAAAAACAGCAAAACCGCCTCATTTCTGAAGCGGTTTATGCAGTAG
- a CDS encoding SulP family inorganic anion transporter: MFQVLPYLAQYKINVKNEILAGLTTALALVPEVVAFALLAHISPLVGIGSAFVICLLTSVFGGRPGMISGAAGSVAVVIVALVAQHGVEYLFLAVALMGVIQIAVGLLRFGKFIRLVPQPVVYGFVNGLAVIIFMAQLEQFKVPGAGGEEQWLQGTQLLLMLGLVALTMAIVYLLPKLTKAVPASLVAIIAVSALVIGGGLDTKSVGDIASIKGGLPTLHWPQVPLNWATLALVLPYSVIMALVGLTESLLTLTVVDEMTDTRGHGNQDCVAQGLANVASGLTGGMGGCAMIGQTMVNLESRGRGRLSGVVAALALALFVVAGSSLIEQLPLAALVGVMFMVVIGTFEWASLRILRRMPRADVLVMLLVTLVTAVSQNLALAVLLGVVISALVFAWENAKRIRARKHTDAAGTRHYEIYGPLFFGSAQAFTDKFDVQQDPAQVVIDFRESRVADMSGIDALHKLTERYHRLGKTLHLRHLSPDCRQLLRNAGALIEVNIQEDPDYRVVTAE; the protein is encoded by the coding sequence ATGTTTCAGGTTCTGCCGTATCTGGCTCAATATAAAATCAACGTTAAAAACGAAATTCTCGCCGGCCTGACTACCGCGCTGGCCCTGGTGCCGGAGGTAGTGGCCTTTGCGTTGCTGGCCCACATCAGCCCGCTGGTGGGCATCGGCTCGGCCTTCGTCATCTGCCTGCTCACGAGCGTCTTCGGCGGCCGGCCGGGCATGATATCGGGCGCGGCCGGCTCGGTGGCTGTCGTTATTGTGGCCCTGGTGGCCCAGCACGGCGTGGAATACCTGTTCCTGGCCGTGGCCCTGATGGGCGTTATCCAGATTGCCGTGGGGCTGCTGCGCTTCGGCAAATTTATCCGGCTGGTGCCGCAGCCGGTGGTGTACGGCTTCGTGAATGGGCTGGCCGTCATCATCTTCATGGCCCAGCTGGAACAGTTTAAAGTCCCCGGCGCGGGCGGCGAGGAGCAATGGCTGCAAGGCACCCAGCTCCTACTGATGCTGGGGCTGGTGGCCCTCACCATGGCCATCGTGTACCTGCTGCCCAAGCTCACGAAGGCCGTGCCGGCCTCTTTAGTAGCCATTATTGCAGTGTCAGCGCTGGTGATTGGAGGTGGCCTTGACACCAAGTCGGTAGGCGATATTGCCTCCATCAAGGGCGGGCTGCCCACGCTGCACTGGCCGCAGGTGCCGCTGAACTGGGCTACGCTGGCGCTGGTGCTGCCCTACTCTGTTATTATGGCGCTGGTGGGCCTCACTGAAAGTCTGCTGACGCTGACCGTGGTGGACGAAATGACCGACACACGCGGCCACGGCAACCAGGACTGCGTGGCCCAGGGCTTGGCCAACGTGGCTTCGGGCCTAACCGGCGGCATGGGCGGCTGCGCCATGATCGGACAGACGATGGTGAATCTGGAATCCCGGGGGCGCGGGCGGCTGTCGGGCGTGGTGGCGGCGTTGGCGTTGGCGCTGTTCGTGGTGGCGGGCTCCTCCCTCATCGAGCAGCTGCCGCTGGCCGCGCTGGTGGGCGTGATGTTTATGGTGGTGATTGGCACCTTCGAGTGGGCCAGCCTGCGCATCCTGCGCCGCATGCCCCGTGCCGACGTGCTGGTGATGCTGCTCGTGACGCTGGTCACGGCCGTGTCACAGAACCTGGCGCTGGCCGTACTGCTGGGCGTGGTGATTTCGGCGCTGGTATTTGCCTGGGAAAACGCCAAGCGCATCCGGGCCCGTAAGCACACCGACGCTGCCGGTACCCGCCACTACGAAATCTACGGCCCGCTCTTTTTCGGCTCAGCCCAGGCTTTCACCGATAAGTTCGACGTGCAGCAGGACCCCGCTCAGGTGGTCATCGACTTCCGCGAAAGCCGGGTGGCCGATATGTCGGGCATTGATGCGCTGCACAAGCTCACAGAACGCTACCACCGCCTGGGCAAAACCCTGCACCTGCGCCACCTCAGTCCCGACTGCCGTCAGCTGCTTCGCAATGCCGGCGCCCTCATCGAAGTCAACATTCAGGAAGACCCCGACTACCGCGTGGTAACGGCCGAGTAA